Proteins encoded by one window of Chryseobacterium sp. POL2:
- a CDS encoding glutamine--tRNA ligase/YqeY domain fusion protein, which translates to MEEEKKSLNFLEQIIEDDLANGLGKDKLRFRFPPEPNGYLHIGHTKAICINFGLGERYGAPVNLRFDDTNPEKEEQEFVDSIREDVKWLGFNWAEERYASDYFQQLYDWAVTLIKEGKAYVDEQSSEDITAQRKNPFEDGIDSPFRNRPIEESLDLFERMKNGEFEEGTMSLRAKIDMKSPNMNMRDPVMYRILKRPHHRTGDTWKIYPMYDWAHGESDYLEQVSHSLCSLEFENHRPLYEWYLEQVYDPGKVAPKQREFARMNVSYMITSKRKLQRLVAEGVTTGWDDPRMPTISGLRRKGYTAKAIRNFIDRVGVAKRENLIEIQLLEFFVREDLNKVATRVMAVVDPVKLIIENYPEDKEEFLETENNPEDENAGSRQIPFSRELYIEREDFMEEAPKKFFRLSLGNEVRLKAAYIIKATRVEKDADGNITTIFATYDEDSRSGSGTEASQRKVKGTLHWVSAKHALPIDVNIYDKLFTTEQPDAEKDVDFLDFVNPESLVVKKGFAEPSLKNASLEDHFQFQRIGYFIKDKLSTDDNLIFNRTVTLKDSFKPQ; encoded by the coding sequence ATGGAAGAAGAAAAAAAATCACTTAACTTTTTAGAACAAATTATTGAAGATGATTTGGCTAATGGTTTGGGAAAGGACAAATTGCGATTCCGTTTTCCACCAGAGCCTAACGGTTATCTTCATATTGGTCATACGAAAGCTATTTGTATCAATTTTGGTCTTGGAGAGCGTTACGGCGCACCAGTTAATTTGAGGTTTGATGATACCAATCCAGAAAAAGAAGAACAAGAATTCGTAGATTCTATCAGAGAAGATGTGAAATGGCTTGGCTTCAACTGGGCGGAAGAGCGTTATGCGTCCGACTACTTCCAGCAATTGTATGATTGGGCTGTTACTTTGATTAAAGAAGGAAAAGCTTATGTTGATGAGCAATCCTCAGAAGATATTACGGCACAAAGAAAAAATCCTTTCGAAGATGGTATCGATTCGCCTTTCAGAAATCGTCCAATTGAAGAAAGTTTGGATCTTTTTGAGCGTATGAAAAACGGGGAGTTCGAGGAAGGTACCATGAGTCTTCGTGCAAAAATCGACATGAAATCACCTAATATGAACATGCGTGATCCTGTTATGTACCGTATTCTGAAACGCCCACATCACCGCACTGGCGATACTTGGAAAATCTATCCAATGTACGATTGGGCGCATGGTGAGAGCGACTATTTAGAACAAGTTTCGCATTCTTTATGTTCATTAGAATTCGAAAATCACCGACCGCTTTACGAATGGTATTTGGAGCAAGTTTATGACCCAGGAAAAGTAGCGCCAAAACAACGCGAATTCGCTCGTATGAATGTGTCTTACATGATTACTTCAAAACGTAAATTACAACGATTGGTTGCTGAAGGGGTTACCACAGGTTGGGACGATCCAAGAATGCCAACCATCTCGGGACTTCGTAGAAAAGGTTATACCGCGAAAGCGATTCGTAACTTTATCGATAGAGTAGGTGTTGCAAAACGTGAAAATCTAATCGAGATCCAATTGCTAGAATTTTTCGTAAGAGAAGATCTTAACAAAGTAGCAACTCGTGTGATGGCTGTTGTCGATCCCGTTAAACTAATCATCGAAAATTATCCTGAAGATAAAGAAGAATTCCTAGAAACCGAAAATAATCCAGAAGATGAAAATGCAGGTTCTAGACAAATTCCGTTTTCTAGAGAGTTGTATATCGAAAGAGAAGACTTTATGGAAGAAGCGCCAAAGAAATTCTTTAGATTAAGCCTAGGTAACGAAGTTCGTCTGAAAGCGGCTTACATCATCAAAGCAACACGCGTTGAAAAAGATGCTGACGGAAATATCACAACCATATTTGCAACTTATGACGAAGACAGTCGTTCTGGAAGCGGTACAGAAGCTAGCCAAAGAAAAGTGAAAGGTACACTGCACTGGGTTTCTGCAAAGCATGCGTTGCCGATTGATGTTAATATCTACGACAAGTTGTTCACTACAGAGCAGCCAGACGCCGAAAAAGACGTGGATTTCTTAGATTTTGTAAATCCAGAATCTTTGGTTGTTAAAAAAGGATTTGCTGAGCCAAGCCTTAAAAACGCAAGTTTGGAAGATCATTTTCAGTTTCAAAGAATTGGATATTTTATTAAAGACAAATTATCGACAGATGACAATTTGATATTCAACAGAACGGTTACACTTAAAGATAGTTTCAAACCACAATAA
- a CDS encoding BatD family protein, translating to MKNIWLSYILIFFSAMSIYGQVYITSETNVKEATNNDIISLTIALEISGEDMIQESPVKLPDFQKFEVLDYGSEQNTIIDPIRKVRVNQMVYQFLLQPKQAGTIKIGSALVKVSGKMYKSEPFDITVRDVSKRIPDNTKSLASHNNQTYLNVKLDDREVYKNQAVVATLSVISKDVDNFRKVKNIRPPKNGNIIVQPISMHRSDIEQDAKSGLLSQVIGLFIIFPKEEGMLEIPSFTAEIIDHGTTKLTSNRTKLSVMHLPLGAPEDFNDFVGNFSVDMTNVESLPQPIEINKPIDIVVKLIGRGNLSAKHMPKIIATEDYDVFPPKLVKNLKVEKQGIVGDIEAHYVVIPKKAGNIAIKTEKMAFFNPEKKLYKDLGEKSIVVRAMTPGEIENSKSTMQKVNEYTNTVLDKVNTPVLQTETLKLEKTKGMNWSIIFANMALIGAMCMVFYFVRSRYQKRKLANIIKEEQLKAQPKITTIEETEALLRQKSSLNLSSHFNYIENLLIQKKYSEFFKEFINLDNEVNAKSSRLHHIDYKEYLEKTNPKLALDYKSLLEKINIEKYSPMVNEIILESILKQIKIVYSSIED from the coding sequence ATGAAGAACATTTGGCTTTCGTACATTTTAATATTTTTTTCGGCCATGAGCATTTATGGTCAAGTGTACATTACGTCCGAAACCAATGTAAAAGAAGCCACCAACAATGATATCATCAGCCTAACCATCGCTCTGGAAATCAGCGGTGAAGATATGATCCAGGAATCTCCAGTTAAACTTCCCGACTTTCAAAAATTTGAAGTTTTAGATTACGGTTCAGAACAAAACACCATTATTGATCCTATCCGAAAAGTAAGAGTCAACCAAATGGTGTATCAGTTTTTACTACAACCAAAACAAGCCGGCACCATCAAAATAGGTTCTGCACTTGTTAAAGTGAGCGGCAAAATGTACAAATCCGAACCTTTTGACATTACTGTTCGTGATGTATCCAAAAGAATTCCAGACAACACAAAAAGTTTAGCCAGTCATAACAACCAAACTTATCTTAACGTCAAACTAGATGACCGCGAAGTTTACAAAAACCAAGCTGTTGTCGCAACCTTATCGGTCATCAGCAAAGATGTGGATAATTTTAGAAAAGTAAAAAACATCCGCCCTCCAAAAAACGGAAATATCATTGTGCAACCTATTAGTATGCATAGGTCGGATATAGAGCAAGATGCTAAATCTGGACTATTATCGCAAGTTATTGGCCTGTTTATTATTTTTCCAAAAGAAGAAGGCATGTTAGAGATTCCATCCTTCACAGCTGAGATTATTGATCATGGCACAACAAAGCTAACATCCAATCGCACTAAACTTTCGGTGATGCATCTTCCGCTGGGAGCTCCAGAGGATTTCAACGATTTTGTAGGAAACTTCAGTGTGGATATGACAAATGTGGAAAGTCTTCCACAACCTATAGAAATCAATAAACCCATTGATATCGTTGTCAAACTTATCGGCCGAGGAAACCTTTCGGCTAAACATATGCCGAAAATTATCGCTACCGAAGATTACGATGTTTTCCCTCCAAAATTGGTTAAAAATCTAAAAGTCGAAAAACAAGGTATTGTGGGCGATATTGAAGCACACTATGTTGTTATTCCGAAAAAGGCTGGCAATATAGCCATCAAAACTGAAAAAATGGCCTTCTTCAATCCTGAAAAAAAATTATACAAAGATCTTGGTGAAAAATCAATTGTTGTTCGTGCTATGACACCTGGCGAAATAGAAAATTCTAAATCAACCATGCAAAAGGTTAACGAATATACCAACACTGTTTTGGATAAAGTTAACACGCCTGTTTTGCAAACCGAAACCTTGAAACTAGAAAAAACAAAAGGCATGAATTGGTCGATTATTTTTGCAAATATGGCGCTAATTGGTGCGATGTGTATGGTGTTTTATTTCGTGAGAAGCCGTTATCAAAAAAGAAAACTAGCAAACATCATCAAAGAAGAGCAACTTAAAGCACAGCCAAAAATAACAACCATAGAAGAAACTGAAGCTTTACTAAGACAAAAATCTTCATTAAATCTTAGCAGCCACTTCAACTATATCGAAAATCTATTAATTCAAAAAAAGTATTCGGAATTTTTTAAAGAATTCATAAATCTAGACAACGAGGTTAATGCCAAATCCTCTCGACTTCATCATATTGATTATAAAGAATATCTTGAGAAAACGAATCCTAAGTTAGCTCTGGATTACAAATCTTTGCTGGAAAAAATTAATATCGAGAAATATTCGCCAATGGTGAACGAGATAATTTTAGAATCCATTTTAAAACAAATTAAAATCGTTTATTCCTCGATTGAGGATTAA
- a CDS encoding MarC family protein, with amino-acid sequence MEFFEHISWKETFTCFMVLFAVIDIIGSVPIIVSLRQKFGRIESEKAAIVAGLLMIAFLFIGKEILKFIGVDLNSFAIAGAFVIFIIAIEMILGIEIQKSSQANAASIVPIAFPLVAGAGTLTTTLSLKAEFHEINIILGIILNTILVYIVLRIAPWIEKKMGEGSLQILQKVFGIILLAISIKLFTANFAQLVQNYVQF; translated from the coding sequence GTGGAATTTTTCGAACATATCTCTTGGAAAGAAACATTCACTTGTTTCATGGTTTTGTTTGCTGTAATCGATATTATCGGTTCTGTACCAATTATCGTATCGCTTCGTCAAAAGTTTGGCCGTATTGAATCTGAAAAGGCTGCCATCGTTGCTGGCTTGCTAATGATAGCTTTCCTTTTTATTGGAAAAGAGATTTTGAAATTTATTGGTGTTGACCTCAACTCATTTGCGATTGCTGGGGCATTTGTCATCTTTATCATCGCAATAGAAATGATTTTGGGTATCGAAATCCAAAAATCCTCACAAGCCAATGCCGCATCGATTGTGCCAATTGCTTTTCCTCTGGTTGCCGGCGCTGGTACCTTGACAACAACGCTATCTTTAAAAGCAGAATTCCATGAAATCAATATTATTTTAGGAATTATTCTTAATACAATTTTGGTGTATATCGTCTTGAGAATTGCCCCATGGATTGAGAAAAAAATGGGTGAAGGTTCTTTACAGATTTTACAAAAAGTTTTCGGAATTATCCTTTTAGCAATCTCTATTAAATTATTTACTGCTAACTTTGCACAATTAGTTCAGAATTACGTACAATTTTAA